GGTCTTGCCCATGCGCTTGGCCAGCAGGATCTGGCCGAGACAATTGTTGATCTTGTGCGAACCGGTATGGTTCAACTCGTCGCGCTTGAAATAGATCTTGGCACCACCAAGCTCCGCCGTCAGCCGCTCGGCAAAATAGAGCGGGCTCGGACGCCCGGTATAATGGGTGTTGAGGTGATCGAGTTCAGCCTTGAAGCTGGGGTCGGTCTTGGCATTTTCCCACTCCGCCTGCAGATCCAGGATCAGCGGCATCAAGGTTTCGGCCACGAAGCGGCCTCCGAAAATGCCGAAACGGCCATCTTCATCCGGCCCGGACCGGAAGGAATTCGGAATTGGGTTCTGGTTCACTGTACACTCCCTGAAACCGGCGCTGTGGCCGTTGCCAGCCTGACGGCGGCGAAGAACTGATCCATCCGTTCGAGATCCTTGACGCCCGGCGCGCTTTCGACGCCGGAAGACACATCCAGGCCTCGCGCTGCCGTCTCGGCAAGAGCTTGCCCGACATTGTCCTTGTTGAGCCCACCCGAAAGCATGTAATCGACGTCTGCGTCAAGATCGCGCAGCAGACGCCAATCGAAGGTGACACCATTGCCGCCCGGCAGATCGGAGCCTTCAGGCGCCTTGGCATCCAGCAGAAAACGGTCTGCTATCCCTATATAGGCATCGATCTGCAAAAGATCAGCGGGTTCGCGGATGGAAAACACTTTCATGACAGGAAGGCCGTAGAGCGCCTTGATGGTCAGCACCTGTTCCGGACTTTCATGGCCATGCAATTGCAGAATATCCGGCTTCAGCAGATAGACGATATCATCAAGGTCATCGGTATCCGCATCGACGGTGACGGCAACGATCTTCGCCCTGCCCCGCGCCTTTTCGGCAATGCGTCCGGCGATATCGGGTTCGATATGTCTTGGACTTTTCTCAAAGAAGATGAAGCCGACATGGGTGGCCCCCAGGCTGACAGCCTTTTCGACGGCTTCCTCGGTCTTCAATCCGCAAATTTTGACATCAGGTTTCATGTCAGCGAAGTGACATGAAATCGGCTCGGAGTCGAGCCAAATCAGTCAAAATCGAGGGCATGCAGTTCCGATCCATGCCGCTTGAGCCAGCTCTTGGCCTCGTCCATGCCGGGGCACAGACGTTTGCAAAGCGCCCAGAACTGCGGGCCATGGTTCATTTCCTTCAAATGCGCCACCTCATGGGCGGCAAGGTAATCGATCACCGAGGGTGGCGCCATGACGATGCGCCAGGAAAAGCTTAAATTCCCCTCCCAGGAGCAAGAGCCCCAACGGCTTCGGGTGTCCTTCAGCGCCAGGCTCTTTGACGGTTTTCCAAGTCGCCCGGTATGGATGGCGACCAGCCGCTCAAGATCAAGCCGCGCTTCCTTTTTCAGAAAAGCCGACAGCCGACGACCGGCGTGTTCCGGCAGGCCGCTGATGCGGATCACCGGTTCGCCATTTTCCATCTGCACCTGGGTCACGCCGCGCAGCTGGCCGGTATGCTCGATACGATGCGCAACGCCGCGCAGTGAAATCACGCCCCCTGCCCTGACTTTCGTATCATCGGAAAAGCGGGCTAACTTGTTTTCCAGCCAGCCACGATGCCGCTCGATAAAATCGTTGACGTCGCCTTGGCGCACCCCTTTGGGAATGGTCATTTTCAGGC
The nucleotide sequence above comes from Agrobacterium vitis. Encoded proteins:
- a CDS encoding M48 family metallopeptidase, with amino-acid sequence MFPLFLRSPTRVAKKPKVPESRELLVAGRPVPLAIRENLRATRITLRIEPGGRGLKMTIPKGVRQGDVNDFIERHRGWLENKLARFSDDTKVRAGGVISLRGVAHRIEHTGQLRGVTQVQMENGEPVIRISGLPEHAGRRLSAFLKKEARLDLERLVAIHTGRLGKPSKSLALKDTRSRWGSCSWEGNLSFSWRIVMAPPSVIDYLAAHEVAHLKEMNHGPQFWALCKRLCPGMDEAKSWLKRHGSELHALDFD
- a CDS encoding phosphoribosylanthranilate isomerase; the protein is MKPDVKICGLKTEEAVEKAVSLGATHVGFIFFEKSPRHIEPDIAGRIAEKARGRAKIVAVTVDADTDDLDDIVYLLKPDILQLHGHESPEQVLTIKALYGLPVMKVFSIREPADLLQIDAYIGIADRFLLDAKAPEGSDLPGGNGVTFDWRLLRDLDADVDYMLSGGLNKDNVGQALAETAARGLDVSSGVESAPGVKDLERMDQFFAAVRLATATAPVSGSVQ